From Zhongshania aliphaticivorans, one genomic window encodes:
- the rplR gene encoding 50S ribosomal protein L18, whose product MSDKKVSRLRRARRARFKMRELRAVRLSIHRTPRHMYAQLIAATGDVVLASASTLDKELRAGATGNVAAAASVGKLIADRAKAAGVTKVAFDRSGFKFHGRVKALADAAREGGLEF is encoded by the coding sequence ATGAGCGATAAGAAAGTATCAAGATTACGTCGTGCCCGCCGTGCTCGCTTTAAAATGCGTGAGCTCCGCGCCGTACGTCTTAGCATTCACCGCACACCGCGTCATATGTATGCTCAGCTTATAGCTGCTACAGGTGATGTCGTGTTGGCGAGTGCCTCTACACTAGATAAAGAGTTGCGTGCTGGTGCGACTGGTAATGTTGCTGCAGCCGCTAGTGTGGGCAAGTTGATCGCCGACCGCGCGAAAGCCGCAGGCGTGACAAAGGTCGCCTTTGACCGCAGTGGATTTAAATTCCACGGCCGTGTCAAGGCGCTGGCAGATGCTGCCCGTGAAGGTGGTTTGGAATT